The following coding sequences lie in one Primulina huaijiensis isolate GDHJ02 chromosome 2, ASM1229523v2, whole genome shotgun sequence genomic window:
- the LOC140971426 gene encoding uncharacterized protein: protein MAQSAKPISSPVPDAWYPTLAVFMLAIGLVVTASFFIYEATSSRKNRSLAKELTTGAVASVFLGFGSLFLLLSSGVYV from the exons ATG GCTCAATCTGCGAAACCGATCTCAAGCCCCGTCCCGGACGCGTGGTACCCAACACTCGCCGTTTTTATGCTCGCCATTGGACTCGTCGTCACCGCCTCTTTCTTCAT CTACGAGGCCACATCCTCGAGGAAGAACCGTAGTCTTGCAAAAGAACTAACTACTGGTGCGGTTGCATCTGTCTTCTTG GGTTTCGGGTCTTTGTTCTTGCTACTTTCTAGTGGAGTCTATGTTTGA